A stretch of Vicinamibacterales bacterium DNA encodes these proteins:
- a CDS encoding sigma 54-interacting transcriptional regulator, whose translation MPLVADRFLTTEDDVVDLATGEAVCLTIERAARTATRAALCDRLFAVRHPLLRPLVDYGACADGWFEAHASLPALHCSGIDARTSALHLVRFLRSCGIELDAAAAARNVRPAIDTASGGHRRPVGVRLQPRRAFDTVRTVLESTGPPGVTELAVCGSVGTGLRTARVQIARAARLAGYLVADSRFGALDELLVPARHVCVIDWLSRETSLPPLLALASSAGARRHVWIRFCRHPAGAGSVGLEPLMTRELTSAIYLDPESGPTAAEVRAAIDGRAGLPGALIEALSNRRGTEWRAVSWVHESAPGYAVNPRVAPAVARPASGGVARLQRAVEAADALVRRGRHARAARVLERCAGALAARGAEAEAAGAGCALGELYLDRGRPADAFAAFQRAQGWAKDGAFAARAMIGSGRALLEQGRIADAEGLFRTACLADRSPQASARRWLAEALMLRGRIDAAEDALGEADSALLSVIARLHGDLAGAARAATRAIAAAGEDAEAGSAAHLAMAQVQAAMGSLAAVREHAAAAEAFARAARSPARRLRVAAEVLACLEQCGVRNPAMRDRLLRAAKRLPVLSGACIRAALHAATLEDAAIVSVAPRSTDLIHCFRALVTVIHDAPDEPAALQGIAIDLHSSLDACSVVIRSAVLGSVVASAGRTWNGEETVTRAVLDGAGTLLDDGATPSAAEPILAGASILGALAVRWVRGARPPVPRVRDVLRTAAVAAAPLLRTLHIVPKGPVAPEASYPDELLGPGPSAERVRDAIRRAAIAPYPVLIEGESGSGKELVARAIHARSARRARKLCAVNCAALADDLLEAELFGHARGAFTGAVSERPGLFEEADQGTLFLDEAAELTPRAQAKLLRVLQEGEIRRVGENMARRIDTRVVAATNRPLDAEVRAGRFRADLRFRLDVIRIVIPPLRDRPDDVPWLVERIWREAAARVGTRATLGPEVVGALARYDWPGNVRELQNVIAALAVHGPRRGRLPAALLPVHIAGATVKTARIEDARDDFERRFVRAALARAGGRRSRAAAQLGVTRQGLAKIIKRLGIVES comes from the coding sequence ATGCCTCTGGTCGCGGATCGCTTTCTGACCACCGAAGATGACGTCGTCGATCTCGCGACCGGCGAGGCCGTCTGTCTCACGATCGAGCGTGCGGCGCGGACCGCGACGCGCGCGGCGCTCTGCGATCGACTCTTCGCGGTGCGCCATCCGCTGCTGCGGCCGCTCGTCGACTACGGCGCGTGCGCAGACGGCTGGTTCGAAGCGCACGCGAGCCTGCCGGCGCTGCACTGTTCGGGGATCGACGCGCGCACGTCGGCGCTGCACCTGGTGCGGTTCCTGCGCTCGTGCGGGATCGAGCTCGATGCCGCGGCGGCGGCGCGCAACGTGCGGCCGGCGATCGACACGGCATCCGGCGGACACCGCCGGCCGGTCGGCGTCCGCCTGCAGCCGCGGCGAGCCTTCGACACGGTGCGGACGGTGCTGGAAAGCACGGGACCGCCCGGCGTGACCGAGCTGGCGGTCTGCGGATCGGTCGGCACCGGGTTGCGGACGGCACGCGTGCAGATCGCCCGAGCGGCGCGGCTCGCCGGCTATCTGGTCGCCGACAGCCGGTTCGGCGCACTCGACGAACTGCTCGTGCCGGCACGGCACGTGTGCGTGATCGACTGGCTGTCGCGCGAGACGTCGCTGCCGCCGCTGCTCGCGCTGGCGTCGTCTGCGGGGGCACGGCGCCACGTGTGGATTCGTTTCTGCCGCCATCCTGCCGGTGCGGGATCGGTCGGCCTGGAGCCTTTGATGACGCGAGAGCTGACGAGTGCGATCTATCTCGATCCGGAATCCGGTCCGACGGCCGCGGAGGTGCGCGCCGCGATCGACGGCCGCGCCGGACTGCCCGGTGCGCTGATCGAGGCATTGTCGAACCGGCGCGGGACGGAGTGGCGCGCGGTGTCGTGGGTGCACGAGAGCGCGCCCGGGTACGCGGTGAATCCCCGCGTGGCGCCGGCGGTGGCGCGCCCGGCCTCCGGCGGGGTCGCGCGGCTGCAGCGCGCCGTCGAAGCCGCGGACGCGCTGGTGCGCCGCGGACGGCACGCGCGCGCGGCGCGAGTCCTGGAGCGCTGTGCGGGCGCGCTCGCGGCCCGCGGCGCGGAGGCAGAGGCCGCCGGGGCCGGCTGCGCGCTCGGCGAGCTGTATCTCGATCGCGGACGGCCCGCCGACGCGTTCGCCGCATTTCAGCGCGCCCAGGGCTGGGCGAAGGATGGCGCGTTCGCGGCGCGCGCGATGATCGGATCCGGCCGCGCGCTGCTCGAGCAGGGGCGCATCGCCGACGCGGAGGGCCTCTTTCGCACCGCCTGCCTCGCCGATCGTTCGCCACAGGCGAGCGCGCGGCGGTGGCTGGCCGAGGCGTTGATGCTGCGCGGCCGCATCGATGCCGCGGAGGACGCGCTCGGCGAGGCGGATTCCGCCCTTCTCTCGGTGATCGCGCGGCTGCACGGCGATCTCGCCGGCGCCGCGCGGGCCGCGACCCGCGCCATCGCCGCCGCGGGCGAGGACGCCGAGGCCGGGTCTGCCGCCCACCTCGCCATGGCGCAGGTGCAGGCGGCCATGGGATCGCTGGCCGCCGTGCGGGAGCACGCCGCCGCCGCCGAGGCGTTCGCGCGTGCCGCGCGCTCACCGGCGCGCCGGCTGCGCGTGGCCGCCGAGGTACTGGCCTGTCTGGAACAGTGCGGCGTCCGCAACCCGGCGATGCGCGATCGGCTGCTGCGCGCGGCGAAGCGGCTGCCGGTCCTCTCCGGCGCGTGCATCCGCGCCGCGCTTCACGCCGCGACGCTGGAAGACGCGGCGATCGTCTCCGTCGCCCCTCGCTCGACCGATCTGATTCACTGCTTCCGCGCGCTCGTCACGGTGATTCACGATGCGCCCGACGAGCCGGCAGCCCTCCAAGGGATCGCCATCGACCTGCATTCCTCGCTGGACGCCTGTTCCGTGGTCATCCGCTCCGCTGTACTGGGCAGCGTCGTCGCCAGCGCGGGACGCACGTGGAACGGCGAAGAGACCGTGACCCGCGCGGTGCTCGACGGCGCGGGCACGCTGCTGGACGACGGCGCGACCCCGTCGGCGGCGGAGCCAATCCTCGCCGGCGCGTCGATTCTCGGCGCGCTCGCGGTGCGTTGGGTCCGGGGCGCCCGGCCGCCGGTCCCGCGCGTCAGGGACGTCCTGCGAACCGCGGCCGTCGCTGCCGCGCCGCTGCTGCGCACGCTTCACATCGTTCCCAAGGGGCCGGTCGCGCCCGAAGCGAGCTACCCGGACGAGCTGCTCGGGCCGGGACCCTCCGCCGAACGCGTGCGCGACGCGATCCGCCGCGCCGCCATCGCGCCGTATCCGGTGCTGATCGAAGGGGAGAGCGGGAGCGGAAAGGAGCTCGTCGCGCGGGCGATTCACGCCCGCAGCGCCAGGCGTGCCAGGAAGTTGTGCGCCGTGAACTGCGCCGCGCTGGCCGACGACCTGCTCGAAGCGGAGCTGTTCGGCCATGCCCGCGGCGCGTTCACCGGCGCCGTCTCGGAGCGTCCCGGCCTCTTCGAGGAAGCGGATCAGGGGACGCTGTTTCTCGACGAGGCCGCGGAGCTCACGCCACGCGCGCAAGCCAAGCTCCTGCGCGTCCTGCAGGAAGGGGAGATCCGCCGCGTCGGCGAGAACATGGCGCGGCGAATCGATACCCGGGTCGTCGCCGCCACCAACCGCCCGCTGGACGCGGAGGTGCGCGCGGGGCGATTTCGCGCCGACCTCCGCTTCAGGCTCGACGTGATCCGGATTGTGATCCCGCCGCTGCGCGATCGGCCGGACGACGTGCCCTGGCTGGTGGAGCGGATCTGGCGCGAGGCGGCCGCGCGCGTCGGCACCCGCGCGACGCTCGGGCCCGAGGTGGTCGGGGCGCTGGCGCGCTACGACTGGCCCGGCAACGTCCGGGAGCTGCAGAACGTGATTGCGGCGCTCGCCGTCCACGGACCGCGCCGCGGCCGCCTGCCCGCAGCGCTGCTGCCGGTGCACATCGCGGGGGCGACGGTGAAAACGGCGCGAATCGAAGACGCACGCGACGACTTCGAGCGCCGCTTCGTGCGCGCCGCGCTGGCCCGTGCCGGCGGCCGGCGCAGCCGCGCCGCGGCGCAGCTCGGGGTGACGCGGCAGGGGCTGGCGAAGATCATCAAGCGCCTGGGGATCGTAGAATCCTAG
- the aroC gene encoding chorismate synthase, which translates to MLRFLTAGESHGRALVVILEGLPAGLPIDVDALARDLRRRQGGYGRGRRMAIESDRAEIVSGVRAGETIGGPIAMTIENRDWVNWQYTMRTTAEAPVDAGGARRAPVTRPRPGHADLAGGAKYERDDLRDILERASARETAARVAAGALARQLLAYTGIRLTSHVFIIGSHTLADRGAVDFARASALPDDAPLRCVDPDLERQMIAEIDRAREAGDTIGGAFEVIATGVPVGLGSYVQWDRKLDGRLAQALMSIPAIKAVGVGIGPDAASRPGSRVHDEIVTGDPSRPTGLGRPTNNAGGLEGGVTNGEDVRVSAYMKPISTLMKPLRSVDLATMTESPAAIERSDVCAVPAAAVVGEAMVALVLADALLERFGGDSVAALRRAMTAADSMLRARFAPVDSQP; encoded by the coding sequence ATGCTGCGATTTCTCACTGCCGGTGAATCGCACGGGCGCGCGCTCGTGGTGATTCTCGAAGGACTGCCGGCAGGGCTTCCGATCGACGTCGACGCCCTCGCGCGCGACCTCCGGCGCCGCCAGGGCGGCTACGGACGCGGCCGCCGCATGGCCATCGAATCGGATCGCGCGGAGATCGTGTCCGGCGTCCGCGCCGGCGAGACCATCGGCGGGCCGATCGCGATGACGATCGAGAACCGCGACTGGGTGAACTGGCAGTACACGATGCGGACCACGGCGGAGGCGCCTGTCGACGCCGGCGGTGCGCGCCGCGCGCCGGTGACGCGTCCGCGCCCCGGTCACGCGGATCTCGCCGGCGGCGCCAAGTACGAACGGGACGATCTGCGCGACATCCTCGAGCGCGCCAGCGCCCGCGAGACCGCCGCGCGCGTGGCGGCGGGCGCCCTCGCGCGGCAGCTGCTCGCCTACACCGGCATCCGCCTCACCAGCCACGTGTTCATCATCGGCAGCCACACCCTCGCGGATCGCGGCGCGGTCGATTTCGCCCGCGCCAGCGCGCTGCCCGACGACGCGCCGCTGCGCTGCGTCGATCCGGATCTCGAGCGCCAGATGATCGCCGAGATCGATCGCGCCCGTGAGGCCGGCGATACGATCGGCGGCGCCTTCGAGGTCATCGCCACCGGGGTGCCGGTCGGTCTGGGCAGCTACGTCCAGTGGGACCGCAAACTCGACGGACGCCTCGCGCAGGCGCTGATGTCGATTCCGGCGATCAAGGCGGTGGGCGTCGGCATCGGGCCGGACGCGGCGTCGCGCCCCGGCTCGCGCGTGCACGACGAGATCGTCACCGGCGACCCGTCCCGCCCCACCGGGCTCGGCCGTCCGACCAACAATGCCGGCGGCCTCGAAGGCGGCGTCACCAACGGCGAGGACGTCCGCGTCTCCGCTTACATGAAGCCGATCTCGACGCTGATGAAGCCGCTGCGTTCGGTCGATCTCGCCACCATGACGGAGTCCCCCGCCGCGATCGAGCGCAGCGACGTATGCGCCGTCCCCGCCGCCGCCGTCGTCGGCGAAGCCATGGTGGCGCTCGTGCTCGCCGACGCGCTGCTCGAACGCTTCGGCGGCGACTCCGTGGCCGCGCTGCGGCGCGCCATGACCGCCGCCGACAGCATGCTGCGTGCGCGCTTCGCTCCCGTCGACAGTCAGCCGTGA
- the def gene encoding peptide deformylase — MIRPILRYGERPLHTPAAEVVSFDDDFQRLVDDMIETMYAAPGIGLAATQIGVSLRVFVIDLSLGRSSGELIVMVNPAFVTREGTQLEEEGCLSAPGFNATVVRPQRVVVTGLDRYGQEQTIEGKDLLARAFQHEIDHLDGIVFIDRLRGIKRDLIVRKIQKLKKSGKW, encoded by the coding sequence ATGATTCGTCCCATCCTGCGCTACGGGGAGCGGCCGCTGCACACGCCTGCCGCCGAGGTCGTCTCATTCGACGACGACTTCCAGCGTCTCGTCGATGACATGATCGAGACGATGTACGCGGCGCCGGGCATAGGTCTCGCGGCCACGCAGATCGGGGTGTCGCTGCGGGTATTCGTCATCGATCTGTCGCTGGGGCGGTCGAGCGGCGAGCTGATCGTCATGGTTAATCCGGCGTTCGTGACGCGCGAGGGCACGCAGCTCGAGGAAGAAGGCTGCCTCAGCGCGCCCGGGTTCAACGCCACCGTCGTCCGCCCGCAGCGCGTCGTCGTCACCGGCCTGGACCGGTACGGGCAGGAGCAGACGATCGAAGGCAAGGACCTGCTGGCGCGGGCGTTCCAGCACGAGATCGATCACCTCGACGGCATCGTCTTCATCGACCGGCTGCGCGGCATCAAACGCGATCTGATCGTGCGCAAGATCCAGAAGCTGAAGAAGTCGGGCAAGTGGTGA
- the fmt gene encoding methionyl-tRNA formyltransferase, which produces MKPLRIVFFGTPAFAVPSLEALIASRHAVVAVVSQPDRPKGRGHQLQPTPTKAVAAAHGIPVLQPAKIREPAFLDRVRAVEADLGVVVAFGRILPDALLAIPPLGMINVHASVLPRYRGAAPIQRAVLAGDAETGVTIMRVEPELDAGPTFAVATVPIPSDATSGDMEGVLAVLGARLLVPVVDDLAMGRAVETPQDHARATHAAKITKEEGTIDWTQPAAVVHNRVRGLQPWPLASTRLGSDRIVLRRTRPLSLSLSPGVRSANGQFGGARSTNGQFGGQAPELPDSRPGTPELPVSRPGTPERPFADLTPGSAPGTIVRAAGDEIVVACGDGTALQILELQPEGRRTMTAREFLAGRAVSAGDRFHP; this is translated from the coding sequence GTGAAGCCGCTCCGCATCGTGTTTTTCGGGACGCCGGCGTTCGCGGTGCCCTCGCTCGAGGCGTTGATCGCGTCCCGGCATGCGGTGGTCGCCGTGGTGTCGCAGCCGGATCGTCCGAAGGGGCGCGGCCACCAGCTTCAGCCGACGCCGACGAAAGCCGTCGCCGCCGCGCACGGCATCCCCGTGCTGCAGCCGGCGAAGATCCGCGAGCCGGCCTTTCTCGATCGCGTCCGCGCCGTGGAGGCGGATCTCGGCGTCGTGGTGGCGTTCGGGCGCATCCTGCCGGATGCCCTGCTCGCGATCCCGCCGCTCGGCATGATCAACGTGCATGCGTCCGTGCTGCCGCGCTATCGCGGCGCGGCCCCGATTCAGCGCGCGGTGCTGGCCGGCGATGCGGAGACCGGCGTGACGATCATGCGCGTCGAGCCGGAGCTCGACGCCGGCCCGACGTTCGCGGTCGCAACCGTCCCGATCCCGTCCGACGCGACCAGCGGCGACATGGAGGGCGTGCTCGCGGTGCTCGGCGCAAGGCTGCTCGTCCCCGTCGTCGACGATCTGGCGATGGGGCGGGCCGTGGAGACGCCGCAGGATCACGCGCGCGCGACGCACGCCGCGAAGATCACCAAGGAGGAAGGGACGATCGACTGGACGCAGCCCGCGGCCGTCGTGCACAACCGCGTACGGGGACTCCAGCCCTGGCCCCTCGCTTCTACCCGCCTCGGCTCGGACCGCATCGTCCTGCGCCGCACCCGTCCGCTGTCTCTGTCCCTGTCCCCGGGGGTCAGGTCTGCAAACGGGCAGTTCGGGGGTGCCAGGTCTACAAACGGGCAGTTCGGGGGTCAGGCCCCGGAACTGCCCGATTCCAGACCTGGCACCCCCGAACTGCCCGTTTCCAGACCTGGCACCCCGGAGCGCCCGTTTGCAGACCTGACCCCCGGATCGGCGCCCGGCACCATCGTTCGGGCGGCGGGGGACGAGATCGTCGTCGCCTGCGGCGACGGGACGGCGCTGCAGATCCTCGAGCTCCAGCCCGAAGGACGCCGCACCATGACGGCGCGGGAGTTCCTCGCCGGGCGCGCCGTGTCGGCCGGCGACCGCTTCCACCCGTGA
- the rsmB gene encoding 16S rRNA (cytosine(967)-C(5))-methyltransferase RsmB: MIAPARIAAYETVLAVAAGRADLPAALAHARGRLGDERDRALAGEIATGTLRWQGAFDHVIAQFAGRPVARLDPEIVAILRTGMFQLLHLDRVPAAAVVDDAVNLARKAGKKSAAGFVNALLRRVSRERARLPIPEAPPIDVLSVSLSHPRWLSARWLERHGFDAAARWARFDNSPAPLTLRVNTLKTTAEALVRDLAEAGVATEPGRFAPNALVVTGGNPLLTPLAHGGAFVVQDEASQLVGEYVDAAGGETILDACASPGGKTTQMAAAMGGRGTIVAADVRGRRVDLLARTVAQSGARNIRVIQADARAVPAGPAAFDAVLLDAPCSGLGIIRRDPDVRWRRTEGDLAVFAERQREMLDSLAAVVRPGGRIVYSTCSSEPDENAAVVGGFLSAHPGFRREVPPRFAASPVLAALLDGEGALETLPFRDGLEAFYAVRMVRTTGW; this comes from the coding sequence GTGATCGCGCCCGCCCGGATCGCGGCGTACGAAACCGTGCTCGCCGTCGCCGCGGGACGCGCGGACCTGCCCGCCGCGCTGGCGCACGCACGCGGCAGGCTCGGCGACGAGCGCGATCGTGCGCTCGCCGGAGAGATCGCCACCGGCACGCTCCGGTGGCAGGGGGCCTTCGATCACGTCATCGCGCAATTCGCCGGACGCCCCGTCGCCAGGCTCGATCCCGAGATCGTCGCCATTCTGCGGACCGGGATGTTTCAGCTCCTGCACCTGGATCGCGTGCCCGCGGCCGCGGTGGTGGACGATGCGGTGAACCTCGCGAGGAAGGCGGGCAAGAAGAGCGCCGCCGGGTTCGTCAACGCGCTGCTCCGGCGCGTGTCGCGGGAACGGGCCCGCCTGCCGATCCCCGAGGCGCCGCCGATCGACGTGCTGTCGGTGTCGCTCTCCCACCCGCGCTGGCTGTCGGCGCGCTGGCTGGAGCGGCACGGCTTCGATGCCGCCGCGCGCTGGGCCCGGTTCGACAACAGTCCGGCGCCGCTGACGCTGCGAGTGAACACGCTGAAAACGACCGCGGAGGCGCTGGTGCGCGATCTGGCTGAGGCGGGCGTCGCCACGGAGCCCGGCCGGTTCGCGCCGAACGCACTGGTCGTCACCGGCGGCAATCCCCTGCTGACGCCGCTCGCGCACGGCGGCGCGTTCGTCGTGCAGGACGAAGCCTCGCAGCTCGTCGGGGAATACGTGGATGCGGCGGGCGGCGAGACGATTCTCGACGCCTGCGCCTCGCCCGGGGGGAAGACGACGCAGATGGCGGCGGCGATGGGCGGACGCGGAACGATCGTCGCGGCCGACGTGCGCGGACGCCGGGTCGATCTGCTGGCGCGAACGGTCGCGCAGTCCGGCGCCCGCAACATCCGCGTGATCCAGGCAGACGCCCGCGCCGTGCCCGCGGGGCCGGCGGCGTTCGATGCGGTGCTGCTGGACGCGCCGTGCTCGGGGCTCGGCATCATCCGCCGCGATCCGGACGTCCGCTGGCGGCGGACCGAGGGGGATCTGGCGGTCTTCGCCGAGCGGCAGCGGGAAATGCTCGACTCGCTCGCGGCGGTCGTCCGTCCGGGCGGCCGCATCGTCTACTCCACGTGCTCGAGCGAGCCGGACGAGAACGCGGCGGTGGTCGGCGGCTTCCTGTCGGCCCATCCGGGATTTCGGCGGGAGGTTCCGCCCCGGTTCGCCGCGAGCCCGGTGCTGGCGGCGCTGCTCGACGGGGAGGGGGCGCTCGAGACCCTGCCGTTCCGGGACGGGCTGGAGGCGTTCTACGCGGTCCGGATGGTCCGGACCACGGGGTGGTAA
- a CDS encoding PASTA domain-containing protein, which yields MAISTRVWGAGKRLLVAGGLFLTYVLFFAAAMRLAIKARDVVVPALDGRTVTEATAILQSAGLNLKVEEARRPDPKVPAGQILSQDPQPGASTRRERSVKVWVSGGPQAATVPALVGESERTAQLRAAQDGLQLASIAEIRSGDYTAGTVVAQNPAPKQRTPTGAQMALLINRGERGATYVMPDLIGVNGDRAADLLRSRGFRVSVVGDHPYPGVPAGIVLRQSPQGGFQIGPSDPISLEVSR from the coding sequence ATGGCGATTTCCACGCGGGTCTGGGGGGCCGGTAAACGGCTGCTCGTGGCCGGCGGCCTGTTCCTCACCTACGTGCTGTTCTTCGCCGCCGCCATGCGCCTGGCGATCAAGGCGCGCGACGTGGTGGTGCCGGCGTTGGACGGCAGGACGGTGACCGAGGCGACGGCGATCCTTCAGTCCGCCGGCTTGAACCTGAAGGTCGAGGAGGCCCGGCGGCCCGACCCGAAAGTGCCCGCCGGACAGATCCTGAGCCAGGACCCGCAGCCCGGGGCGTCGACGCGGCGCGAGCGCAGCGTGAAGGTGTGGGTCAGCGGCGGACCGCAGGCCGCCACGGTGCCCGCACTGGTCGGCGAATCGGAACGCACCGCGCAGCTCCGCGCGGCGCAGGACGGGCTGCAGCTGGCGTCGATCGCGGAAATCCGTTCCGGCGACTACACCGCCGGTACGGTCGTCGCGCAGAATCCGGCGCCGAAGCAGCGCACGCCGACGGGCGCGCAAATGGCGCTCCTGATCAACCGCGGCGAACGCGGCGCGACCTACGTCATGCCCGATCTGATCGGCGTGAACGGCGATCGCGCCGCCGACCTGCTGCGCTCCCGCGGCTTTCGGGTGTCGGTCGTCGGCGACCATCCGTATCCGGGCGTGCCCGCCGGCATCGTGCTGCGGCAGAGTCCCCAGGGGGGCTTTCAGATCGGCCCCAGCGATCCGATCTCGCTCGAGGTGAGTCGCTGA
- the rpe gene encoding ribulose-phosphate 3-epimerase encodes MQPAGTLQIAPSLLSADFAALGEAIAAAERGGADLIHVDVMDGHFVPNITIGPPVVKSLKRVSRLPLDVHLMIEEPDRYIDAFVCAGANSVTVHAEAAVHLHRTVHLIRSLGAKAGVALNPATPVGALEEIAGDVDYVLVMTVNPGFGGQTFIPRSESKVRAVRELLRRAGSRAPIEVDGGIDVHTAPGIVAAGADILVAGNAIFGSADPVRAIHDLRAAARAAVGS; translated from the coding sequence ATGCAGCCCGCCGGTACGCTTCAGATTGCCCCGTCGCTGCTCTCCGCCGATTTCGCGGCGCTCGGCGAGGCCATCGCCGCCGCGGAGCGGGGCGGCGCGGATCTGATCCATGTCGACGTGATGGACGGACACTTCGTGCCGAACATCACCATCGGCCCGCCGGTCGTGAAGTCGCTGAAGCGGGTCTCGCGGCTTCCGCTCGACGTCCACCTGATGATCGAGGAGCCGGACCGGTACATCGACGCGTTCGTGTGCGCGGGCGCGAACAGCGTCACGGTTCACGCCGAGGCGGCGGTCCACCTGCATCGCACGGTTCACTTGATCCGATCCCTCGGAGCCAAGGCGGGCGTGGCGCTGAACCCGGCGACGCCGGTGGGCGCGCTGGAGGAGATTGCCGGCGACGTGGACTACGTCCTCGTGATGACGGTGAATCCGGGGTTCGGCGGCCAGACCTTCATCCCGCGGTCGGAGTCTAAAGTGCGTGCCGTCCGCGAACTGCTGCGCCGCGCCGGGAGCCGCGCGCCGATCGAGGTGGACGGCGGCATCGACGTCCACACCGCGCCGGGGATCGTCGCCGCCGGCGCAGACATCCTGGTGGCAGGCAACGCGATCTTCGGATCCGCGGATCCGGTACGCGCGATTCACGATCTCCGCGCCGCCGCGCGTGCGGCGGTCGGCTCGTGA
- a CDS encoding thioesterase family protein, with translation MPASVSTLRVRYAETDKMGVVYYANYLVWFEVGRADLLRSLGWTYREMETEGISLPVIEAHCEYLRPARYDDEIEVRTEGRMLSPVRMEFRYQIVKAADQTVAAAGRTVHASLDPSGRPCRLPARVREAFA, from the coding sequence ATGCCGGCGTCGGTCTCCACCCTTCGGGTTCGCTACGCCGAAACCGATAAGATGGGGGTTGTCTACTACGCGAACTATCTCGTCTGGTTCGAAGTGGGACGCGCCGATCTGCTGCGATCGCTCGGCTGGACCTACCGCGAGATGGAAACCGAAGGCATCTCCCTGCCGGTGATCGAAGCGCATTGCGAGTATCTGCGCCCGGCGCGGTACGATGACGAGATCGAGGTGAGGACGGAAGGGCGGATGCTGTCACCCGTTCGGATGGAGTTTCGTTACCAGATCGTGAAAGCGGCCGACCAGACCGTCGCCGCCGCCGGACGCACCGTGCACGCCTCGCTCGATCCGTCGGGGCGCCCCTGCCGGCTGCCGGCGCGCGTGCGGGAGGCGTTCGCATGA
- a CDS encoding NAD-dependent epimerase/dehydratase family protein, which yields MKALVTGAAGFIGSHLASALLDGGATVVGVDAFTDYYGRALKERNLDENRRRSGFRFVEAALQDTDLAALLDGMTHVFHLAAQAGVRKSWGRDFRTYTDNNVDATQKLLEACVGRPLHRFVHASSSSVYGDRAPIPMKEDALPQPVSPYGVTKMAAEQLGYLYHVNYGVPAVAMRYFTVYGPRQRPDMAFNRFIRAALDGKPITLYGDGEQTRDFTFVADAVAATVAAGERGVPGTAYNIGGGARVSMNQVLQIIERVHGRALTVNREPAQKGDMRDTYADTSLARRDLGFAPTVSLEEGIRAEYEWLAKSPALA from the coding sequence ATGAAGGCGCTGGTCACCGGCGCGGCGGGGTTCATCGGCTCGCATCTCGCTTCCGCCCTGCTCGACGGCGGAGCGACGGTGGTCGGCGTCGACGCCTTCACCGACTACTACGGCCGTGCGCTCAAGGAGCGCAATCTCGACGAGAACCGGCGCCGGTCCGGCTTCCGGTTCGTCGAAGCGGCGCTGCAGGATACCGACCTGGCGGCGCTGCTCGACGGAATGACGCACGTCTTCCACCTCGCCGCCCAGGCCGGCGTGCGCAAGAGCTGGGGGCGCGACTTCCGCACCTATACCGACAACAACGTCGACGCGACGCAGAAGCTGCTCGAGGCGTGCGTCGGCCGCCCGCTCCACCGGTTCGTGCACGCGTCGAGCTCGTCGGTGTACGGCGACCGCGCGCCGATTCCGATGAAGGAAGACGCGCTGCCGCAGCCGGTATCACCTTACGGGGTCACCAAGATGGCGGCCGAGCAGTTGGGCTATCTGTACCACGTGAACTACGGCGTTCCGGCCGTGGCGATGCGCTACTTCACCGTGTACGGGCCGCGGCAGCGCCCCGACATGGCGTTCAACCGCTTCATCCGCGCCGCGCTGGACGGCAAGCCGATCACGCTCTACGGCGACGGTGAACAGACGCGCGACTTCACGTTCGTGGCCGACGCCGTCGCGGCGACGGTCGCGGCCGGCGAGCGCGGCGTGCCGGGAACCGCCTACAACATCGGCGGCGGCGCGCGCGTCTCGATGAACCAGGTGCTGCAGATCATCGAACGCGTGCACGGCCGTGCGCTGACCGTGAACCGCGAACCGGCGCAGAAGGGGGACATGCGCGACACCTACGCCGACACGTCCCTGGCGCGCCGCGACCTGGGATTCGCCCCGACGGTTTCGCTCGAAGAAGGGATCCGGGCCGAGTACGAGTGGCTGGCGAAGTCACCGGCGCTCGCATGA